A genomic window from Paenibacillus sp. FSL K6-0276 includes:
- the holA gene encoding DNA polymerase III subunit delta, with translation MDAKTAIKEIKQGKISPLYLLYGSEKFRMNEFAALLEDQLIAKEDRDFAVIPFDLSETPVQAVVEEAETVPFMVERKLLLVRDASLFTAGKENAKLEHRIDILSDYLQHPVDFSVIVFMVNNDKLDERKKIVKTVKTAGTVLAFNPLGAEELLRWVEKGIRERGCTMAPGTAEILITNAGTGLQGLSAEMDKLCLFAGKGGTVDAEAVESLVHRGTEQNVFTLVEDIANLRLDKALDTLYELLKQREEPIKIAALIARQFRIILQVKDLSAHSYSQGQIASQIGLHPYAVKLAGEQAHKFSSERLRQILSALADLDYKMKTGAIDKVLGLELFMLRLGA, from the coding sequence ATGGATGCCAAAACGGCGATAAAAGAAATCAAACAAGGGAAAATCTCACCGCTGTACCTTTTGTACGGCAGTGAAAAATTTCGAATGAATGAATTTGCGGCATTGCTGGAAGATCAGCTGATTGCCAAAGAGGATCGTGATTTTGCGGTTATTCCCTTTGATCTCTCTGAGACGCCGGTGCAGGCTGTGGTAGAAGAAGCTGAGACTGTACCTTTTATGGTAGAACGTAAATTATTGCTGGTGCGGGACGCATCGTTATTTACAGCGGGAAAAGAAAATGCCAAACTTGAGCATCGTATAGATATTTTAAGTGATTATTTGCAGCATCCTGTAGATTTCAGTGTGATCGTCTTTATGGTGAATAATGACAAGCTGGACGAGCGTAAGAAAATTGTGAAGACTGTTAAAACGGCGGGTACGGTATTAGCTTTCAACCCGCTAGGGGCAGAAGAACTGCTGCGCTGGGTAGAGAAAGGGATTCGTGAGCGAGGTTGTACGATGGCACCTGGCACCGCAGAGATTCTTATCACTAATGCAGGGACAGGTTTGCAGGGCTTATCTGCTGAAATGGACAAGCTTTGTCTGTTCGCTGGTAAGGGCGGAACCGTAGACGCAGAAGCAGTAGAGAGTCTTGTGCATCGCGGAACGGAACAAAATGTGTTTACGCTTGTAGAGGATATCGCTAATCTGCGTCTAGATAAGGCGCTTGATACGCTGTATGAGCTGTTGAAGCAGCGAGAAGAACCCATTAAGATTGCTGCGCTGATTGCGCGGCAGTTCCGAATTATTTTGCAGGTTAAGGATTTATCGGCACATAGTTATTCGCAAGGTCAGATTGCTTCGCAGATCGGACTTCATCCTTATGCTGTTAAGCTTGCAGGTGAGCAGGCCCATAAGTTCTCAAGTGAACGTCTGCGGCAAATTTTAAGTGCACTCGCTGATTTGGATTATAAGATGAAGACAGGAGCTATAGATAAAGTACTTGGTCTGGAGCTGTTTATGCTGCGGTTAGGTGCTTGA